One window from the genome of Nicotiana sylvestris chromosome 9, ASM39365v2, whole genome shotgun sequence encodes:
- the LOC104241476 gene encoding ferredoxin C 1, chloroplastic, with protein sequence MATLHFTTSPSFTLISPRNQANVATAIHLNSPWKTKNRRISTVIRAYKVLVEHEGKTTELEVEPDETILSKALDVGMSVPYDCKLGVCMTCPAKLLSGKVDQSEGMLSDDVVERGYALLCAAYPRSDCHIRVIPEEELLSLQLATADD encoded by the coding sequence ATGGCGACACTTCATTTTACAACCTCTCCATCTTTCACCCTCATCTCACCAAGAAACCAAGCCAATGTTGCTACTGCTATTCATCTAAACAGTCCCTGGAAAACCAAAAATCGTCGAATATCAACCGTTATCCGGGCTTATAAAGTATTAGTAGAACATGAAGGTAAAACCACAGAGTTGGAAGTTGAACCTGATGAGACAATCTTGTCTAAGGCCCTCGACGTCGGCATGTCTGTACCATATGATTGCAAACTAGGAGTTTGCATGACTTGTCCAGCTAAGTTACTCAGTGGGAAAGTGGATCAAAGTGAAGGTATGCTTAGTGATGATGTTGTGGAGAGAGGTTATGCATTACTATGTGCAGCTTATCCAAGATCAGATTGTCATATTAGAGTTATACCTGAGGAAGAACTTTTGTCTCTGCAACTAGCAACTGCTGATGACTGA
- the LOC104241475 gene encoding uncharacterized protein has translation MSIMLFRRQLINLSCILNSQFLLRVCSYSSRPTRACQANELNFVDDSKPHSAAANVDNRVFHLSPLYRDIYKDSLKDCKIEIVDNETWRVSSGLAEAWRDNTNVASKKKSFSIETEIDDEATSYASLNEDGHDFDEIEDMRIRGNLFYKLDKDSKEYEEYKFEFHRRNKNKNNGNDGPKEKEKSNNVSASRVEKGLKGIDEKQQNKKEKLSYNSASPFQNFQLNDFGASPIKRLRVPTFNQLTAPYHEPFCLDIYVSKGSVSASIIHRATSKVVVVAHSISKDMKFDLGSTKNRATCAAIGEVLAQRALADDIHNVVYTPRKGEKLEGKLEIVLQSIINNGINVKVKIKQRKTKKPGFHRPTA, from the coding sequence ATGTCAATCATGTTATTCAGAAGACAACTCATCAACTTGTCTTGTATACTCAATTCCCAATTTCTTCTAAGAGTATGTTCATATTCCTCAAGACCAACAAGAGCTTGTCAAGCAAATGAACTTAATTTCGTCGATGATAGTAAACCCCATTCAGCTGCTGCAAATGTTGATAACAGGGTTTTTCACCTTTCACCATTGTATAGGGATATTTATAAGGATTCTCTAAAAGATTGCAAGATTGAAATAGTGGATAATGAGACTTGGAGGGTGTCCTCTGGTTTAGCTGAGGCATGGCGAGACAACACAAATGTTGCATCCAAGAAAAAGTCATTTTCCATTgaaactgaaattgatgatgaggCGACTAGTTATGCGTCTTTGAACGAGGACGGTCATGACTTTGATGAGATTGAGGATATGAGGATACGCGGGAACTTGTTTTACAAGCTTGATAAAGATTCCAAGGAATACGAAGAATATAAGTTTGAATTCCATAGAAGGAATAAGAACAAGAATAATGGAAATGACGGtccaaaagagaaggaaaaatcgAATAACGTTTCAGCTTCTAGGGTCGAGAAAGGTCTAAAGGGTATAGATGAGAAGCAGCAAAACAAGAAAGAGAAACTGAGCTATAACTCTGCCTCTCCGTTTCAGAATTTTCAGCTAAATGATTTCGGAGCATCTCCAATAAAGAGGTTAAGGGTTCCAACTTTTAATCAGCTTACTGCCCCTTATCATGAGCCGTTTTGTTTGGATATTTATGTGTCGAAAGGTTCAGTAAGTGCTAGCATTATCCACAGAGCTACTAGCAAGGTTGTTGTTGTGGCGCACTCTATTTCAAAGGACATGAAATTTGACTTGGGATCAACTAAGAATAGAGCTACTTGTGCTGCTATTGGGGAAGTTCTGGCTCAAAGAGCACTGGCTGATGATATTCATAACGTAGTTTATACGCCAAGGAAAGGGGAGAAATTGGAAGGGAAACTTGAGATTGTACTTCAGTCCATTATTAACAATGGCATCAATGTGAAGGTGAAGATTAAGCAGAGGAAAACCAAGAAACCTGGCTTCCACCGCCCGACAGCTTAG